One Tursiops truncatus isolate mTurTru1 chromosome 3, mTurTru1.mat.Y, whole genome shotgun sequence DNA segment encodes these proteins:
- the SKP2 gene encoding S-phase kinase-associated protein 2 isoform X2, giving the protein MHAFKTPEPADAMHRKHLQEIPDQSSNVTTSFTWGWDSSKTSELLSGMGVSALEKEEVDSENIPQELLSNLGHPQSPPRKRLKSKGNDKDFVIVRRPKLNRENFPGVSWDSLPDELLLGIFSCLCLPELLKVSSVCKRWYHLAFDESLWQTLDLTGRNLHPDVVGRLLSRGVVAFRCPRSFMDQPFVERFSPFRVQHVDLSNSVIDVSTLHGLLSHCSKLQNLSLEGLQLSDPIVNNLAQNTNLVRLNLSGCSGFSESALKTLLSSCCRLDELNLSWCYEFTEKHVQVAVAHVSETVTQLNLSGYRKNLQRSDVSTLVGRCPSLVHLDLSDSVMLKSDCFPEFFQLNYLQHLSLSRCYDIIPETLLFSANAQLTRNYSRKKPED; this is encoded by the exons ATGCACGCATTTAAAACTCCCGAACCTGCGGACGCCATGCACAG GAAACACCTCCAGGAGATTCCCGACCAGAGTAGCAACGTTACCACCAGCTTCACGTGGGGATGGGATTCTAGCAAGACTTCTGAACTGCTTTCAGGCATGGGGGTCTCCGCCctggagaaggaggaggtggaCAGTGAGAACATCCCCCAGGAACTGCTTTCAAACCTGGGCCACCCGCAGAGCCCCCCACGAAAACGGCTAAAGAGCAAAGGGAATGACAAGGACTTTGTGATTGTCCGCAGACCTAAGCTAAATCGAGAGAACTTTCCAG gTGTTTCATGGGACTCCCTTCCAGACGAGCTGCTCTTAGGAATCTTCTCCTGTCTGTGCCTCCCTGAACTTCTGAAAGTCTCCAGTGTTTGTAAGAGATGGTATCATCTAGC GTTTGACGAGTCTCTCTGGCAGACCTTAGACCTCACGGGCAGAAACCTCCACCCAGATGTGGTTGGTCGGCTGCTGTCTCGAGGGGTGGTTGCCTTCCGCTGCCCACGATCGTTTATGGACCAACCGTTTGTTGAACGTTTCAG CCCTTTTCGTGTACAGCACGTGGACCTGTCGAACTCGGTGATCGATGTGTCTACCCTCCACGGCCTTCTGTCTCACTGCTCCAAGTTGCAGAATCTCAGTCTAGAAGGCCTACAGCTTTCGGATCCCATTGTCAA CAATCTTGCTCAGAACACAAATTTGGTGCGATTAAACCTTTCTGGGTGTTCTGGATTCTCTGAATCTGCCCTGAAGACTTTGCTGAGCAGCTGTTGCAG ATTGGATGAACTGAACCTCTCCTGGTGCTATGAATTCACTGAAAAGCATGTGCAGGTGGCTGTCGCACACGTGTCAGAGACTGTCACCCAGCTGAATCTCAGCGGGTACCGAAAGAATCTGCAGAGATCGG atgtcTCTACCTTAGTTGGAAGATGTCCCAGTCTTGTCCACCTAGACTTAAG CGATAGTGTCATGCTGAAAAGTGACTGCTTTCCGGAATTTTTCCAGCTCAACTACCTCCAACACCTATCACTCAGTCGGTGCTATGACATAATACCTGAAACTTTACT
- the SKP2 gene encoding S-phase kinase-associated protein 2 isoform X1, with product MHAFKTPEPADAMHRKHLQEIPDQSSNVTTSFTWGWDSSKTSELLSGMGVSALEKEEVDSENIPQELLSNLGHPQSPPRKRLKSKGNDKDFVIVRRPKLNRENFPGVSWDSLPDELLLGIFSCLCLPELLKVSSVCKRWYHLAFDESLWQTLDLTGRNLHPDVVGRLLSRGVVAFRCPRSFMDQPFVERFSPFRVQHVDLSNSVIDVSTLHGLLSHCSKLQNLSLEGLQLSDPIVNNLAQNTNLVRLNLSGCSGFSESALKTLLSSCCRLDELNLSWCYEFTEKHVQVAVAHVSETVTQLNLSGYRKNLQRSDVSTLVGRCPSLVHLDLSDSVMLKSDCFPEFFQLNYLQHLSLSRCYDIIPETLLELGEIPTLKTLQVFGIVPDSTLQLLKEALPHLQINCSPFTTIARPTTGNKKNQEIWGIRCRLTLQKPSCL from the exons ATGCACGCATTTAAAACTCCCGAACCTGCGGACGCCATGCACAG GAAACACCTCCAGGAGATTCCCGACCAGAGTAGCAACGTTACCACCAGCTTCACGTGGGGATGGGATTCTAGCAAGACTTCTGAACTGCTTTCAGGCATGGGGGTCTCCGCCctggagaaggaggaggtggaCAGTGAGAACATCCCCCAGGAACTGCTTTCAAACCTGGGCCACCCGCAGAGCCCCCCACGAAAACGGCTAAAGAGCAAAGGGAATGACAAGGACTTTGTGATTGTCCGCAGACCTAAGCTAAATCGAGAGAACTTTCCAG gTGTTTCATGGGACTCCCTTCCAGACGAGCTGCTCTTAGGAATCTTCTCCTGTCTGTGCCTCCCTGAACTTCTGAAAGTCTCCAGTGTTTGTAAGAGATGGTATCATCTAGC GTTTGACGAGTCTCTCTGGCAGACCTTAGACCTCACGGGCAGAAACCTCCACCCAGATGTGGTTGGTCGGCTGCTGTCTCGAGGGGTGGTTGCCTTCCGCTGCCCACGATCGTTTATGGACCAACCGTTTGTTGAACGTTTCAG CCCTTTTCGTGTACAGCACGTGGACCTGTCGAACTCGGTGATCGATGTGTCTACCCTCCACGGCCTTCTGTCTCACTGCTCCAAGTTGCAGAATCTCAGTCTAGAAGGCCTACAGCTTTCGGATCCCATTGTCAA CAATCTTGCTCAGAACACAAATTTGGTGCGATTAAACCTTTCTGGGTGTTCTGGATTCTCTGAATCTGCCCTGAAGACTTTGCTGAGCAGCTGTTGCAG ATTGGATGAACTGAACCTCTCCTGGTGCTATGAATTCACTGAAAAGCATGTGCAGGTGGCTGTCGCACACGTGTCAGAGACTGTCACCCAGCTGAATCTCAGCGGGTACCGAAAGAATCTGCAGAGATCGG atgtcTCTACCTTAGTTGGAAGATGTCCCAGTCTTGTCCACCTAGACTTAAG CGATAGTGTCATGCTGAAAAGTGACTGCTTTCCGGAATTTTTCCAGCTCAACTACCTCCAACACCTATCACTCAGTCGGTGCTATGACATAATACCTGAAACTTTACT tgAACTCGGAGAAATTCCCACACTAAAAACACTACAAGTCTTTGGAATCGTGCCAGACAGTACCCTTCAACTATTAAAGGAAGCCCTTCCTCATCTACAAATTAATTGTTCCCCTTTCACCACCATCGCTAGGCCAACCACTGGCAACAAAAAGAACCAGGAGATATGGGGCATCAGATGccgactgacactgcagaagcCCAGTTGTCTATGA
- the SKP2 gene encoding S-phase kinase-associated protein 2 isoform X3: MHAFKTPEPADAMHRKHLQEIPDQSSNVTTSFTWGWDSSKTSELLSGMGVSALEKEEVDSENIPQELLSNLGHPQSPPRKRLKSKGNDKDFVIVRRPKLNRENFPGVSWDSLPDELLLGIFSCLCLPELLKVSSVCKRWYHLAFDESLWQTLDLTGRNLHPDVVGRLLSRGVVAFRCPRSFMDQPFVERFSPFRVQHVDLSNSVIDVSTLHGLLSHCSKLQNLSLEGLQLSDPIVNNLAQNTNLVRLNLSGCSGFSESALKTLLSSCCRLDELNLSWCYEFTEKHVQVAVAHVSETVTQLNLSGYRKNLQRSDVSTLVGRCPSLVHLDLSDSVMLKSDCFPEFFQLNYLQHLSLSRCYDIIPETLLMGS, from the exons ATGCACGCATTTAAAACTCCCGAACCTGCGGACGCCATGCACAG GAAACACCTCCAGGAGATTCCCGACCAGAGTAGCAACGTTACCACCAGCTTCACGTGGGGATGGGATTCTAGCAAGACTTCTGAACTGCTTTCAGGCATGGGGGTCTCCGCCctggagaaggaggaggtggaCAGTGAGAACATCCCCCAGGAACTGCTTTCAAACCTGGGCCACCCGCAGAGCCCCCCACGAAAACGGCTAAAGAGCAAAGGGAATGACAAGGACTTTGTGATTGTCCGCAGACCTAAGCTAAATCGAGAGAACTTTCCAG gTGTTTCATGGGACTCCCTTCCAGACGAGCTGCTCTTAGGAATCTTCTCCTGTCTGTGCCTCCCTGAACTTCTGAAAGTCTCCAGTGTTTGTAAGAGATGGTATCATCTAGC GTTTGACGAGTCTCTCTGGCAGACCTTAGACCTCACGGGCAGAAACCTCCACCCAGATGTGGTTGGTCGGCTGCTGTCTCGAGGGGTGGTTGCCTTCCGCTGCCCACGATCGTTTATGGACCAACCGTTTGTTGAACGTTTCAG CCCTTTTCGTGTACAGCACGTGGACCTGTCGAACTCGGTGATCGATGTGTCTACCCTCCACGGCCTTCTGTCTCACTGCTCCAAGTTGCAGAATCTCAGTCTAGAAGGCCTACAGCTTTCGGATCCCATTGTCAA CAATCTTGCTCAGAACACAAATTTGGTGCGATTAAACCTTTCTGGGTGTTCTGGATTCTCTGAATCTGCCCTGAAGACTTTGCTGAGCAGCTGTTGCAG ATTGGATGAACTGAACCTCTCCTGGTGCTATGAATTCACTGAAAAGCATGTGCAGGTGGCTGTCGCACACGTGTCAGAGACTGTCACCCAGCTGAATCTCAGCGGGTACCGAAAGAATCTGCAGAGATCGG atgtcTCTACCTTAGTTGGAAGATGTCCCAGTCTTGTCCACCTAGACTTAAG CGATAGTGTCATGCTGAAAAGTGACTGCTTTCCGGAATTTTTCCAGCTCAACTACCTCCAACACCTATCACTCAGTCGGTGCTATGACATAATACCTGAAACTTTACT